A DNA window from Luteolibacter luteus contains the following coding sequences:
- a CDS encoding tRNA dihydrouridine synthase, with translation MKDLYPEGRPVLYLAPMQDVTDLPFMRVIHPYGGADVYVTEYFRVHNDSRPSPWILRSIDENPTGKPIFAQMIGQDIPVLVKTAKWLMEHPVAGIDLNLGCPAPVVCKKEAGGGLLRNLPKVDNILGALRDAIPGRFTVKTRLGYHAPEEFPKLLEIFRKHAIDVLAIHGRTVEERYSTPVHPDFVKMAVEALPCPVIANGNVVDVPTGLAYLKKSGAAGLMIGRGAIRNPWLFSQLRSAFAGEKVKDPSCRDLLGYVQRLYDELAAFTENFNPVGHVQRMKKTMVFVTQGHDPDFEFRLRRAKTPADFHSACRDHLDREEPVPAAPQEGSRVFCGFGDLLAG, from the coding sequence ATGAAGGATCTTTATCCAGAAGGCCGCCCCGTTCTCTACCTGGCTCCGATGCAGGATGTAACGGACCTGCCCTTCATGCGGGTGATCCACCCCTATGGCGGAGCGGACGTGTACGTGACGGAGTATTTCCGGGTCCACAATGATTCGCGGCCAAGTCCGTGGATCCTGCGTTCCATCGATGAAAACCCGACGGGGAAACCGATCTTCGCGCAGATGATCGGGCAGGATATCCCGGTACTGGTAAAGACCGCGAAATGGCTGATGGAGCATCCGGTCGCGGGCATCGACCTGAACCTGGGCTGCCCGGCACCGGTGGTATGCAAGAAGGAGGCGGGCGGCGGCTTGCTGCGGAACCTGCCAAAGGTGGACAATATCCTCGGCGCATTGCGGGACGCGATCCCGGGGCGCTTCACCGTGAAGACACGTCTGGGCTACCACGCGCCCGAGGAGTTTCCGAAGCTGTTAGAAATTTTCCGCAAGCACGCGATCGACGTGTTGGCAATCCATGGCCGCACGGTGGAAGAACGCTACAGCACCCCGGTGCACCCGGATTTCGTGAAGATGGCGGTGGAGGCACTGCCTTGCCCGGTGATCGCGAATGGCAACGTGGTGGATGTGCCAACGGGCCTGGCTTACCTGAAAAAGTCCGGCGCAGCGGGCCTGATGATCGGGCGGGGTGCGATCCGCAATCCCTGGCTTTTCTCACAGCTGAGATCCGCCTTCGCCGGGGAAAAGGTGAAGGATCCAAGCTGCCGCGACCTGTTAGGATACGTGCAGCGGCTCTATGACGAGCTGGCGGCCTTTACGGAAAACTTCAATCCGGTCGGACATGTCCAGCGGATGAAAAAGACCATGGTCTTCGTGACCCAAGGGCATGATCCCGATTTCGAATTCCGCCTGCGCCGTGCGAAGACGCCGGCGGATTTCCATTCGGCGTGCCGGGATCACTTGGATCGTGAGGAGCCGGTGCCTGCCGCACCGCAGGAAGGCTCGCGGGTCTTCTGCGGCTTCGGCGATCTGCTGGCGGGCTAG
- a CDS encoding AURKAIP1/COX24 domain-containing protein: MGSLKKRRKTKINKHKRKKRMKQNRHKKRLRYKS, encoded by the coding sequence ATGGGCTCGCTCAAGAAACGCCGTAAGACGAAGATCAACAAGCACAAGCGCAAGAAGCGCATGAAGCAGAACCGCCATAAGAAGCGCCTGCGTTACAAGTCCTAA
- a CDS encoding flavin reductase family protein produces MELDLLGTHADRAYAILAGLVMPRPIAWVTTLNEDGSVNAAPFSFFNVFGDDPPLVIFAPGDRADGTPKDSARNAKRSGEFVVNLVSEQMKEAMNLTAATLPNGVSEIPHAGLETLASSVVAPPRIAGVPAALECKVHSTQEIGSNRIILGIVHRVHVDESILDQEALRIRQELYHPVGRMGSPNWYCHTADLFEMVRPK; encoded by the coding sequence ATGGAACTCGATCTGCTCGGCACCCACGCCGACCGTGCCTACGCGATCTTGGCGGGATTGGTAATGCCCCGGCCGATCGCATGGGTGACGACGCTCAATGAAGACGGAAGCGTGAACGCGGCGCCTTTCTCCTTCTTCAATGTCTTTGGCGACGACCCACCCTTGGTCATCTTTGCCCCTGGCGACCGCGCGGATGGCACCCCGAAGGACAGCGCGCGCAATGCGAAGCGGAGCGGCGAGTTCGTGGTGAATCTGGTGAGCGAGCAGATGAAGGAGGCCATGAACCTCACCGCCGCGACGCTCCCGAACGGGGTTAGCGAGATCCCGCACGCGGGCTTGGAAACGCTGGCCTCGAGCGTGGTGGCCCCTCCGCGGATCGCAGGCGTGCCTGCCGCTCTCGAGTGCAAGGTTCACTCGACCCAAGAGATCGGCAGCAACCGGATCATCCTCGGCATCGTGCACCGGGTCCATGTCGATGAAAGCATCCTCGACCAAGAAGCACTGCGCATCCGGCAGGAACTCTATCACCCGGTGGGACGCATGGGCTCGCCGAATTGGTACTGCCACACCGCGGATCTCTTCGAAATGGTCCGGCCAAAATGA
- a CDS encoding vWA domain-containing protein: MSAEDDEIVEEGVVDAVQPAVFAGPAYRQEGSLHRFWRKLGGGSLMTATLLHIGLLLIATTIVLRTIQEPEKKVEFLSGPAGGGGGGGEMQKKAERQAKSLSVSSAKRVFAEGVATSMTLPDPGDSFGQLSSLGSLSGGGGVGGGEGFGRGGGKGSGIGPGSGPGAGIGGMGQGIVFFEQEIHAGRVAYVIDYSGSMRGKREKLMRAELSKSVQNLASTMQYQLIFFCGPVWIAGDQFKTEENGDVLITHGKDKYRWKRGAAPGSWEPKGRTPKAEWLTADSATVEQSVKFIKETELQSGTHWVAPLEMALAMKPAPQVIFFMTDGASPGTTEEDIRRLGKRAKSLKVTINTMAMMEPKAEEGMKELARLSGGSFTIIDADGSVRDVPVE; encoded by the coding sequence ATGAGCGCGGAAGACGATGAAATCGTGGAGGAGGGGGTGGTCGATGCCGTGCAGCCTGCAGTATTTGCCGGGCCGGCGTACCGGCAGGAGGGATCTCTCCACCGTTTTTGGAGGAAGCTTGGCGGCGGATCATTGATGACGGCCACCTTGCTGCACATCGGCCTTCTGTTGATCGCCACTACCATCGTGCTCCGGACCATCCAGGAGCCGGAGAAGAAAGTGGAGTTCTTGTCGGGTCCTGCCGGTGGGGGCGGTGGCGGAGGCGAGATGCAGAAAAAGGCGGAGCGCCAGGCGAAGAGTCTATCGGTCAGTTCGGCGAAGCGCGTCTTTGCGGAAGGCGTGGCCACCTCGATGACCCTGCCAGATCCGGGTGATAGCTTCGGCCAGCTTTCTTCCTTGGGATCGCTTTCCGGGGGCGGCGGAGTCGGGGGCGGCGAAGGCTTTGGCCGCGGCGGCGGAAAAGGTTCCGGCATCGGTCCGGGGAGCGGACCCGGGGCCGGGATCGGCGGGATGGGGCAGGGAATTGTTTTCTTCGAGCAAGAGATCCATGCCGGACGGGTCGCTTATGTCATCGACTACTCAGGCTCCATGCGGGGCAAGCGCGAGAAGCTGATGCGGGCCGAGCTTTCGAAATCCGTACAGAACCTCGCCTCCACCATGCAATACCAGCTCATCTTCTTCTGCGGGCCGGTCTGGATCGCCGGGGATCAGTTCAAGACGGAGGAAAACGGGGACGTCCTGATCACCCACGGGAAGGACAAGTACCGCTGGAAGAGGGGCGCTGCTCCGGGAAGTTGGGAGCCGAAGGGACGAACCCCCAAGGCCGAATGGCTGACCGCGGATTCGGCCACCGTGGAGCAATCCGTGAAATTCATCAAGGAGACCGAACTCCAGTCCGGCACTCACTGGGTGGCTCCGCTCGAAATGGCGCTGGCCATGAAACCGGCACCGCAGGTGATCTTTTTCATGACCGACGGAGCCTCTCCCGGCACGACCGAGGAGGACATCCGCCGGCTCGGAAAGCGCGCGAAGTCGCTGAAAGTCACCATCAACACCATGGCAATGATGGAGCCAAAGGCGGAGGAGGGCATGAAAGAGCTGGCGCGGCTCAGCGGCGGTTCCTTCACGATTATCGACGCGGACGGCTCGGTGCGGGACGTGCCGGTGGAGTGA
- a CDS encoding TetR/AcrR family transcriptional regulator — protein sequence MSARSKKPASLPSKDRALSKRELLLDAAWRLFYRDGFHAVGIDTVLAEAGVAKMTLYNHFPSKEDLIVAVLERRAEQFEGSLAAAVEAAGSSPMKRLMAVFDWHAEWLRSPEFNGCAFIKAVAEYPQGDAKPHQVAAAHKQRIYQLLESLLREIGVPRSAVIARQLELLIEGAIVSAHVYGRAEAAGGAKAAARSLLVGVP from the coding sequence ATGTCCGCGCGCTCCAAGAAACCGGCCAGCTTGCCCTCAAAGGACCGTGCTCTTTCGAAACGGGAGCTGCTGCTGGATGCGGCGTGGCGGCTTTTCTACCGCGACGGGTTCCATGCGGTGGGCATCGATACGGTTCTCGCCGAGGCGGGCGTGGCGAAGATGACGCTCTACAATCACTTTCCCTCGAAGGAAGACCTCATCGTCGCCGTGCTGGAGCGCCGCGCAGAGCAATTCGAAGGATCGCTTGCCGCAGCCGTGGAGGCGGCCGGCAGCAGTCCGATGAAGCGCTTGATGGCTGTCTTCGATTGGCATGCGGAGTGGCTGCGTTCTCCGGAGTTCAATGGCTGTGCTTTCATCAAGGCGGTAGCCGAGTATCCGCAGGGGGATGCGAAGCCGCATCAGGTCGCTGCCGCGCACAAGCAACGGATCTATCAGCTTTTGGAGTCCTTGCTCCGGGAGATCGGAGTTCCCCGGTCTGCGGTGATTGCGCGGCAGTTGGAACTGCTGATCGAAGGCGCGATTGTTTCGGCGCATGTTTACGGCAGGGCAGAAGCGGCAGGGGGTGCCAAAGCTGCTGCGAGATCGCTGCTAGTAGGAGTGCCGTGA
- the hisG gene encoding ATP phosphoribosyltransferase, with amino-acid sequence MPESSEQTLKLAIPKGSLEGPTLDLLAKAGYEVYVSSRGLRPASNDPELDLYLIRAQEVARYIDQGFIDCGITGYDWASEFEDNLVDLTELPYSRATPRPTHWVLVVPEDSPIRKPEDLQGKRIATEGVAITERYLKAKGIDAEVEFSWGATEVKVPDLVDAIVDVTETGSSIKANKLRIVDTLLTSFPHFYASKGAFEDPWKRQKMERLTLLLKAALEARDKVGLKMNLPADKLSALLEKLPAMRRPTISQLSEEGWVAVETVIDEKVVRDIIPTLKEIGAEGIIEYPLNKIVP; translated from the coding sequence ATGCCGGAAAGCTCCGAACAGACACTGAAACTGGCCATTCCCAAGGGCAGCCTTGAGGGGCCTACCCTCGACCTTCTCGCGAAGGCCGGGTATGAAGTCTATGTCTCTTCCCGGGGTCTCCGTCCTGCCTCGAATGATCCCGAGTTGGACCTGTATCTGATTCGTGCCCAAGAGGTTGCCCGCTACATCGACCAAGGCTTCATCGACTGCGGAATCACCGGTTATGACTGGGCCAGCGAGTTTGAGGATAACTTGGTTGACCTCACCGAGCTGCCTTACTCCCGCGCGACTCCGCGCCCCACGCATTGGGTGCTGGTAGTCCCGGAAGATTCGCCGATCCGCAAGCCGGAAGACCTCCAAGGCAAGCGTATCGCTACAGAAGGTGTCGCCATCACCGAGCGTTACCTGAAGGCGAAGGGCATCGACGCTGAAGTCGAATTTTCTTGGGGAGCCACTGAGGTGAAGGTGCCGGATCTGGTGGATGCCATCGTGGACGTCACCGAGACCGGATCCTCGATCAAGGCGAACAAGCTGCGGATCGTCGATACGCTGCTGACCTCTTTCCCCCACTTCTACGCCAGCAAGGGAGCCTTCGAGGACCCTTGGAAGCGCCAGAAAATGGAGCGTCTGACCCTTCTCCTGAAGGCCGCGCTCGAAGCCCGCGACAAGGTGGGCTTGAAAATGAATCTTCCCGCGGACAAGTTGTCCGCCCTGCTCGAAAAGCTCCCGGCCATGCGCCGCCCGACGATTTCCCAGCTCTCCGAAGAAGGTTGGGTGGCCGTCGAGACCGTCATCGATGAAAAAGTCGTCCGCGACATCATCCCGACTCTCAAGGAGATCGGTGCCGAAGGCATCATCGAGTATCCGCTGAACAAGATCGTTCCCTAA
- a CDS encoding 30S ribosomal protein S1 — protein MSTSVLESQTNQELADLIDSKFREFREGTIVKGTIIEIRPQVVLVDIGYKSEGAIPSNEFEDEEIEVGDEVEVLLEKLENDEGMVVLSKEKAAHKQNWEKIVKVFQDGGLVRGKVKSVVKGGLTVNVGVEAFLPGSQVDIIPPKDLNEYVGNIYEFKIVKVNDERKNIVLSRREVIEAERAELRQQFLRTVKVGDKVTGAVKNITDFGAFVDLQGMDGLLHITDMSWGRINHPSEMLIIGQPVDVVILDVDREKERVSLGLKQMTDNPWEDIERKFPIGSHVKGKVTKLLPYGAFIELERGVEGLVHVSELSWVKRITRPSDVLELDQVIEAVVLGISIEEQKISLGVRQLEPNPWDEIEVRYPIGATIKGPVRNLTAYGAFVELEEGIDGMVHVSDMSWTRKINHPSEVLKKNDEVEAIVLSIDKANQRVSLGLKQLEDDPWSHIDERFKVGDLVKGTVAKIASFGAFISLDGDIDGLIHISQLSEDHVEKVKDVIKVGDEVEARVIKVDKVERRIGLSIKAVNYSEADLKKESASFESLRPSSEMVGLEQAFNLAAFKAEEWSPSED, from the coding sequence ATGAGCACCTCAGTGCTTGAATCCCAAACCAACCAGGAACTTGCCGATCTCATCGATTCCAAGTTCCGCGAGTTCCGCGAAGGAACCATCGTGAAGGGCACGATCATCGAGATCCGCCCGCAAGTCGTCCTCGTCGATATCGGCTACAAGTCCGAGGGCGCCATCCCATCGAACGAGTTCGAGGATGAAGAAATCGAAGTCGGCGACGAAGTCGAAGTGCTTCTCGAAAAGCTTGAGAACGATGAGGGCATGGTCGTCCTCTCGAAGGAAAAGGCTGCCCACAAGCAGAACTGGGAAAAGATCGTCAAGGTGTTCCAAGACGGCGGCCTCGTTCGCGGCAAGGTCAAGTCGGTCGTCAAGGGCGGTCTCACCGTCAACGTCGGCGTCGAAGCCTTCCTGCCCGGCTCCCAGGTGGACATCATCCCGCCGAAGGATCTCAACGAATACGTCGGCAACATCTACGAGTTCAAGATCGTCAAGGTCAACGACGAGCGGAAGAACATCGTGCTTTCCCGCCGCGAGGTCATCGAGGCCGAGCGTGCCGAACTGCGCCAGCAGTTCCTGCGCACCGTCAAGGTGGGCGACAAGGTCACCGGCGCGGTCAAGAACATCACCGACTTCGGTGCGTTCGTCGACCTGCAGGGCATGGATGGCCTGCTCCACATCACCGACATGTCGTGGGGCCGCATCAACCACCCGTCGGAAATGCTCATCATCGGCCAGCCGGTGGATGTCGTCATCCTCGACGTGGACCGCGAGAAGGAGCGCGTCTCGCTTGGCCTCAAGCAGATGACCGACAACCCATGGGAAGACATCGAGCGCAAGTTCCCGATCGGCTCCCACGTCAAGGGCAAGGTCACCAAGCTCCTGCCATACGGCGCGTTCATCGAACTCGAGCGTGGTGTTGAAGGTCTGGTGCACGTTTCCGAACTGTCTTGGGTCAAGCGCATCACCCGCCCGAGCGACGTGCTCGAACTCGATCAGGTCATCGAGGCCGTCGTGCTCGGCATCTCCATCGAGGAGCAGAAGATCTCCCTCGGTGTTCGCCAGCTCGAGCCGAATCCATGGGACGAAATCGAAGTCCGCTACCCGATCGGCGCCACCATCAAGGGCCCGGTTCGCAACCTCACCGCTTACGGTGCGTTCGTGGAACTGGAAGAAGGCATCGACGGCATGGTGCACGTCTCCGACATGTCCTGGACCCGCAAGATCAATCACCCCTCCGAAGTTCTCAAGAAGAACGACGAAGTGGAAGCGATCGTGCTCTCCATCGACAAGGCCAACCAGCGCGTCTCGCTCGGCCTCAAGCAGCTTGAGGACGATCCATGGAGCCACATCGACGAACGCTTCAAGGTGGGCGACCTCGTCAAGGGCACCGTGGCGAAGATCGCTTCCTTCGGCGCCTTCATCAGCCTCGATGGCGACATCGACGGCCTGATCCACATCTCGCAGCTCAGCGAAGATCACGTGGAGAAGGTGAAGGACGTGATCAAGGTGGGCGACGAAGTGGAAGCCCGCGTGATCAAGGTCGACAAGGTCGAGCGCCGCATCGGTCTCTCGATCAAGGCGGTCAACTACAGCGAAGCCGATCTCAAGAAGGAAAGCGCCAGCTTCGAAAGCCTGCGCCCGTCCTCCGAGATGGTGGGCCTCGAGCAGGCCTTCAACCTCGCCGCCTTCAAGGCCGAGGAGTGGAGCCCGTCCGAAGACTGA
- a CDS encoding HPP family protein — MRAILQSLAGGRAALPPRLPTRQILLAGLGGALAISLLAALTKLSGTPLVLGSFGASCVFIFGLPDAPFSQPRNVIGGHLISSATGLAVYSLFGSQAWALGLALGLAIILMFATRMVHAPAGSNPVIVFLSAPGWNFLLTPTLLGGVGLVLVALIYHHATNPGHYPRYWWGRDAKPEPA; from the coding sequence ATGAGAGCCATTCTCCAATCCCTGGCCGGAGGCCGCGCAGCACTCCCTCCCCGCCTGCCCACCCGACAGATCCTCCTCGCCGGCCTCGGTGGCGCGCTCGCCATTTCCCTGCTCGCCGCCTTGACCAAGCTGAGCGGCACGCCACTGGTGCTCGGATCCTTCGGCGCGAGCTGCGTCTTCATCTTCGGCCTGCCGGATGCCCCCTTCTCCCAACCACGAAACGTAATCGGCGGGCACCTGATCAGCAGCGCGACCGGCTTGGCGGTCTACTCCCTGTTCGGATCGCAGGCTTGGGCGCTCGGACTGGCCCTCGGTCTCGCCATCATCCTGATGTTCGCCACCCGCATGGTCCACGCCCCGGCTGGATCGAATCCGGTGATCGTCTTCCTCTCCGCCCCGGGCTGGAACTTCCTGCTTACCCCTACCCTGCTGGGTGGAGTCGGCCTGGTGCTCGTAGCACTGATCTACCACCACGCCACCAATCCGGGACACTACCCGCGCTACTGGTGGGGCCGCGATGCAAAGCCGGAGCCAGCTTGA